Proteins from one Entomospira culicis genomic window:
- a CDS encoding bifunctional metallophosphatase/5'-nucleotidase has protein sequence MNEHKEQIVEIQILQTTDLHGRFSQYDYTLDRPSKYGGGLAALATKIKALRKEYAHTYLLDTGDALQGNHNEFFLHDVESNPIIKMFNALEYDAFTLGNHEFNFGTQYVQDCLAELQIPVLAANIYNERAERIAKPYLLLNKGGVRVAIVGMVTENVLRWDCDHLEGYTVVPVMQEMQKIWPEIEDKADVYIFANHQPWYDQYSYGDGYEHLVAAYPQFQVVLISHSHRRRAHVEDGRAYLQSGCYGGDLGQIVVRLRKAGARYVVESMQSHLYGMDDVAEDPPLLALVEGEHQRILDDIRRPVGRLVGGSLIPMRTLVNLNPAQVESTALIALMNDVQRFYGEADVSLATLFHIDINLREGEINRADVLSMYRHSNTLRVYEVSGLQIKKILEWSARYFIRWREGDLTIAFNPQIPVYEYAMLGGMFYDINIGNEVGHRIEHLRWPDGRAVGDEERVRVAMDDFRAKGFIERDLFFEDASVLLVKDFSQGTVEKGQIRDYLMAYIGSQCQGIITNAIDGKKNFFQLTGYDWDKELRAEAVRQINAGLVEIPTSENGLSFYSRAIRKEDLQPF, from the coding sequence ATGAATGAGCATAAAGAGCAGATAGTAGAGATCCAAATTCTGCAGACAACCGACTTACATGGGCGTTTTTCCCAGTACGACTACACCTTAGATAGGCCGTCAAAATATGGTGGTGGATTGGCCGCGCTGGCAACCAAGATTAAGGCGTTGCGCAAGGAGTATGCACACACCTATTTATTGGATACTGGTGATGCGCTACAGGGGAATCATAATGAATTTTTTCTGCATGACGTAGAGAGTAACCCTATTATTAAGATGTTCAATGCTCTTGAGTATGATGCTTTTACGTTGGGAAATCACGAGTTCAACTTTGGCACGCAGTATGTGCAGGACTGTTTAGCCGAGCTACAGATTCCCGTACTGGCGGCCAATATCTATAATGAACGCGCAGAGCGGATTGCTAAGCCCTATCTTTTATTGAATAAGGGTGGCGTGCGGGTGGCAATTGTGGGGATGGTTACCGAGAATGTATTGCGCTGGGATTGTGATCATTTGGAAGGGTACACGGTGGTGCCGGTGATGCAGGAGATGCAGAAAATTTGGCCAGAAATTGAGGATAAGGCAGATGTGTATATTTTTGCGAATCATCAGCCGTGGTATGATCAGTACAGTTATGGTGATGGATATGAGCATTTGGTGGCTGCATATCCGCAGTTTCAGGTGGTGTTGATTAGCCATTCGCATCGGAGGCGGGCGCATGTGGAGGACGGGCGTGCTTATCTTCAGTCGGGGTGCTATGGAGGCGACTTGGGACAGATTGTGGTACGTCTACGTAAAGCGGGTGCAAGGTATGTGGTAGAGTCGATGCAGAGCCATCTTTATGGTATGGACGATGTGGCAGAGGATCCTCCGCTGTTGGCGTTGGTGGAAGGCGAGCATCAACGGATACTGGATGATATTCGTCGTCCGGTGGGTCGATTGGTGGGGGGTAGCTTGATTCCCATGCGCACGCTTGTCAATCTTAATCCAGCGCAGGTGGAGTCGACAGCACTCATTGCCTTGATGAACGACGTGCAACGGTTTTATGGTGAGGCGGATGTCTCTTTGGCAACGCTCTTTCATATCGACATTAACCTGCGCGAGGGCGAGATTAATCGCGCTGATGTGTTGAGTATGTATCGACATAGCAATACTTTGCGAGTGTATGAGGTTTCGGGATTACAGATAAAGAAGATTTTAGAGTGGAGCGCGCGTTATTTTATACGGTGGCGCGAGGGCGATTTAACCATCGCGTTTAACCCGCAGATTCCAGTTTATGAGTACGCGATGCTGGGGGGCATGTTTTACGATATCAATATCGGGAATGAGGTGGGTCATCGGATTGAGCATCTACGTTGGCCTGATGGGCGAGCGGTAGGTGATGAGGAGCGCGTGCGCGTTGCGATGGATGATTTTAGAGCCAAGGGTTTTATCGAACGCGATCTCTTTTTTGAGGATGCGAGTGTGTTGTTGGTAAAGGATTTTTCGCAAGGTACAGTAGAGAAGGGGCAAATTCGCGACTACTTAATGGCATATATTGGATCACAATGTCAAGGAATTATTACCAATGCTATCGATGGGAAGAAGAATTTCTTTCAACTTACGGGCTATGATTGGGATAAGGAGCTACGTGCTGAAGCGGTGCGTCAGATTAATGCGGGCTTAGTAGAGATTCCTACGAGTGAAAATGGTTTGTCTTTTTATAGCCGAGCCATTCGTAAAGAGGATTTGCAACCATTTTAA
- a CDS encoding HPF/RaiA family ribosome-associated protein, protein MDIEITGVHYHVSDATKEHIHKKMEHWQKMAHTLNRIHLSITPKQEHHHETFEVHLHAKLDWQHAPTVDIRRHGENLWAVIDETFEGFSHAVHKHKDKHTHVSHDRVNLE, encoded by the coding sequence GTGGATATTGAGATTACTGGTGTACACTATCACGTAAGTGACGCAACCAAAGAGCACATCCATAAAAAGATGGAGCATTGGCAGAAAATGGCGCATACGCTCAACCGCATACACTTATCCATCACCCCTAAGCAGGAGCATCATCATGAAACATTTGAGGTGCATTTACACGCCAAGCTCGATTGGCAACATGCCCCTACGGTCGATATTCGTCGCCATGGGGAGAACCTCTGGGCTGTGATTGATGAGACCTTTGAAGGTTTTTCGCATGCCGTGCACAAACACAAAGATAAGCATACCCACGTCTCCCATGATCGTGTTAATTTAGAGTAA
- a CDS encoding peptide ABC transporter substrate-binding protein — MRTWVKWLGWLVLSLFWLGCQASSTGERPFHLIYARSMTSLNPLFATDLTSYNFLHNIHEGLMTYDVDGEVVLGLLSSVEVSTDGLVYDFYLKEGLGFSDGMPLTMNDVYRSWMYVLDPKNSAPFAHLFDVIVGAKAFRLGESGETPAIDLLSDYHMRVQLERPFFFFLELLTNPTFQVLHQSWLEGQALMPRVSGAYYIDKQEQDGTMFLKANPYHYAYEEGQTLKEIKVSFVSNGSVAYQLFRQLEADWLIRNMPLSLVRREQPNEFFHQSPANSTYFILFNHDIPKYQDVRVRKALSIAISREDLAHLLEERPQALSYITPFGEDRPEIDQDLAKAKVLIAEAGYSKENPLRIDYRYSSSWLDRMVAEYLQSAWQAIEGVEVRLEAIESARYRELWRSGDFEMIRVSWVMSDYEDGEDFLRNFSKENPFMYMRSGYHNEDFEDLLAQADVAENRVARAQLLADAEKMLLLEEYAAIGLFAPYNYHLVNRAYWQGFAPNRRDIHLLRYLRKNNEDY; from the coding sequence ATGCGTACATGGGTTAAATGGCTAGGCTGGCTGGTGTTAAGTCTATTTTGGCTGGGCTGTCAAGCCTCATCAACAGGGGAACGCCCCTTTCATCTTATTTATGCACGGAGCATGACGAGTCTTAATCCCCTCTTTGCCACTGATTTAACTTCTTATAATTTTTTGCATAATATCCACGAAGGTCTCATGACGTATGATGTGGATGGCGAAGTGGTGTTGGGTTTACTCTCGAGCGTGGAGGTGAGTACCGACGGTTTGGTGTATGACTTCTATCTTAAGGAGGGGCTTGGCTTTAGCGACGGCATGCCCTTAACGATGAACGATGTGTATCGTAGCTGGATGTATGTATTAGATCCTAAAAATAGTGCGCCTTTTGCGCATCTTTTTGATGTGATTGTCGGTGCTAAAGCGTTTCGTTTGGGCGAGAGTGGCGAGACTCCTGCGATAGATCTGCTTAGCGATTATCATATGCGGGTGCAGTTAGAACGGCCATTCTTCTTCTTTTTGGAGCTATTGACCAATCCAACGTTTCAGGTATTGCACCAGAGTTGGCTAGAGGGACAAGCTCTGATGCCTCGGGTGAGTGGTGCTTACTACATTGATAAGCAGGAGCAGGATGGTACGATGTTCCTCAAAGCCAATCCGTATCATTATGCGTATGAGGAGGGGCAGACGCTGAAGGAGATTAAGGTCTCTTTTGTGAGCAATGGGTCGGTGGCGTATCAACTCTTTCGGCAGCTAGAGGCTGATTGGTTGATTCGGAACATGCCTCTGTCGCTAGTGAGGCGTGAGCAACCGAATGAATTTTTTCATCAAAGCCCGGCGAACAGTACTTATTTTATTCTCTTTAATCACGACATTCCTAAATATCAAGATGTGCGCGTGCGTAAGGCGTTGAGTATTGCGATAAGCCGTGAGGATTTAGCGCATCTGTTGGAGGAGCGCCCACAAGCCTTGAGCTATATTACGCCGTTTGGCGAGGATAGACCGGAGATTGATCAGGATTTAGCTAAGGCAAAGGTGCTGATTGCCGAGGCTGGGTATAGTAAAGAGAATCCTTTGCGTATAGACTATCGTTATAGTAGCTCTTGGTTGGATAGAATGGTTGCGGAGTATTTACAGTCGGCTTGGCAGGCGATTGAGGGGGTTGAGGTGCGTTTGGAGGCGATTGAGAGTGCGCGTTATCGGGAGCTTTGGCGCAGTGGCGACTTTGAGATGATTCGTGTCTCTTGGGTGATGTCGGACTACGAGGATGGGGAAGACTTTTTGCGTAACTTCTCGAAAGAAAACCCCTTTATGTACATGCGAAGTGGTTACCATAATGAGGATTTTGAGGATCTTTTGGCGCAGGCGGATGTCGCAGAAAATAGAGTTGCGCGCGCCCAGTTACTTGCCGATGCGGAAAAAATGTTGTTACTTGAAGAGTATGCGGCGATTGGACTCTTCGCACCCTACAATTATCATTTGGTGAATAGAGCGTATTGGCAAGGCTTCGCCCCTAATCGCAGAGATATTCACTTGTTGCGATATCTACGAAAAAACAACGAGGATTACTAG
- the fliE gene encoding flagellar hook-basal body complex protein FliE: MDLRIGTTTLGLPVADLAKGHGQLAMRNTLPGHLNGQSIASIIQDNLSASELEELNARLGTAHTIDETPKQEDFTELLMSALDKTNQAQNEVERLTAQAIVEPDSVDIHEVTIAMAKANMTLSLSKAIIDRSISGFKDILNQR, from the coding sequence ATGGATTTACGTATAGGAACGACAACATTAGGGTTGCCTGTGGCAGACCTTGCTAAAGGACATGGTCAATTAGCCATGCGCAATACGTTGCCCGGACATTTGAACGGACAGTCGATTGCCTCGATTATTCAAGATAACTTAAGTGCTAGCGAGCTGGAAGAGCTTAACGCGCGCTTAGGCACGGCGCACACGATTGACGAAACGCCTAAGCAAGAGGATTTTACCGAACTTTTGATGAGTGCGTTGGATAAGACCAATCAGGCGCAAAATGAGGTAGAGCGATTGACCGCACAGGCAATTGTCGAACCCGACAGCGTGGATATCCACGAAGTAACCATCGCCATGGCCAAGGCAAACATGACATTGAGTCTTAGCAAAGCCATTATTGATAGAAGTATTAGCGGATTTAAAGATATTTTGAATCAACGCTAA
- the flgC gene encoding flagellar basal body rod protein FlgC: MGMFSGLNIAATSMSAQRLRMDVISNNIANANTERTTEGGPFQRSNVVMRPLIDQPYWKSPFLPSALDNGPGKGVRVDRIQKDSTPGNLRWDPSHPDSILEGPNKGFVLGSNVNIVNEMVDLISASRAYEASATLIEGEKSAFGQALNIAR; the protein is encoded by the coding sequence ATGGGAATGTTTAGTGGACTAAATATCGCCGCCACATCCATGAGCGCACAACGCTTACGTATGGATGTTATTTCTAATAATATTGCCAACGCCAATACCGAGCGTACCACCGAAGGTGGGCCGTTTCAGCGCAGTAACGTAGTGATGCGCCCATTAATCGATCAGCCATACTGGAAGAGTCCCTTTTTGCCTAGCGCCCTTGACAATGGTCCTGGTAAGGGAGTGCGTGTTGATCGCATTCAAAAGGATAGCACTCCAGGGAACTTACGCTGGGATCCTTCTCATCCTGATTCTATTCTGGAAGGGCCAAATAAAGGTTTTGTGCTGGGAAGTAATGTTAATATTGTTAATGAGATGGTTGATTTGATTTCCGCGTCGCGCGCCTACGAGGCCAGTGCTACGCTGATTGAGGGCGAGAAGTCTGCCTTTGGACAGGCGCTCAATATTGCCCGCTAG
- the fliG gene encoding flagellar motor switch protein FliG has translation MSSEVAPKKEKRYQDFTGRQKAAIFLVTLGAELSSEIFKHLKEDEIEKLTFEIARLDKIETETRMIILEEFQELMLAQDFITSGGIDYARELLEKSLGSQKAVDIINRLTSSLKTRPFDFVRRADPTHLLNFIQQEHAQTIALVLAYLEPIKASQILGSLPEEKQSDVARRIATMDRTSPDVIREVERVLEKKLSSLSSEDYTAAGGVQAIVDILNIVDRTTEKNIMESLDEEDPDLAEEIKKRMFVFEDIVLLEDRAIQKVLRNVDNQELAKALKGVDAEVQDKIYRNMSKRAAVLLKEDMSYLGPTRRKDVEEAQQKIVSIIRKLEEEGEIVIARNDDEDNAMV, from the coding sequence ATGTCAAGTGAAGTAGCTCCGAAGAAGGAGAAGCGATATCAAGATTTTACGGGAAGGCAGAAGGCTGCAATCTTTTTGGTAACGCTTGGTGCTGAACTCTCCTCTGAAATCTTTAAGCATTTAAAGGAAGATGAGATAGAGAAGCTAACGTTTGAGATTGCTCGTTTGGATAAGATTGAGACCGAGACGCGCATGATTATCTTGGAAGAATTTCAAGAACTTATGTTGGCGCAAGATTTTATTACCTCTGGCGGTATTGATTATGCCCGTGAGTTATTGGAGAAGTCTTTGGGTAGCCAGAAGGCGGTGGATATTATTAATCGCCTGACCAGTAGCCTTAAGACGCGTCCCTTTGACTTTGTGCGCCGTGCGGATCCAACGCACTTGCTGAATTTTATCCAGCAAGAGCATGCACAGACGATTGCGTTGGTTTTGGCCTATTTGGAGCCGATTAAGGCAAGTCAAATTTTGGGTAGTTTGCCAGAAGAGAAGCAGTCGGATGTGGCGCGTCGTATTGCCACAATGGATCGCACTTCTCCGGATGTGATTCGTGAGGTCGAGCGCGTTTTAGAGAAAAAGCTCTCCTCTTTATCCAGTGAAGATTATACGGCTGCTGGTGGTGTGCAGGCGATTGTCGATATTTTGAATATTGTTGATCGTACCACTGAGAAGAATATTATGGAATCTTTGGATGAGGAAGATCCAGATTTGGCCGAAGAGATCAAGAAACGCATGTTTGTCTTTGAGGATATTGTCTTACTTGAGGATCGTGCGATTCAGAAGGTATTGCGTAATGTCGATAATCAAGAGCTTGCCAAGGCGCTCAAGGGCGTTGATGCGGAGGTTCAGGATAAGATTTATCGTAATATGTCTAAGCGCGCGGCAGTTCTCTTAAAAGAAGATATGAGTTACTTAGGGCCAACGCGTCGAAAGGATGTGGAAGAGGCGCAACAGAAGATTGTTTCCATTATTCGCAAGTTAGAGGAAGAGGGCGAGATTGTTATTGCTCGCAATGATGACGAAGATAATGCCATGGTGTAG
- the flgB gene encoding flagellar basal body rod protein FlgB: protein MIVENRGFERTLGILEKTLSANVQRREIIANNLANAETPNFKRSELSFEADLKRAFAYEASKQQHLQAKTTHEKHIAFATPPLWNDVQPTRRLDYLSTMQANGNNVDLEQEVVERAKADRMYELLTTVTKFQFNQISIVAR, encoded by the coding sequence ATGATCGTAGAAAATAGAGGATTTGAACGTACTTTAGGAATTCTAGAGAAGACCTTGAGTGCCAACGTACAACGACGCGAAATCATTGCTAACAACTTGGCAAACGCGGAGACCCCCAACTTTAAGCGTAGTGAGTTAAGCTTTGAGGCCGATCTCAAGCGCGCTTTTGCATACGAAGCTAGCAAACAACAGCATCTACAGGCGAAAACCACACACGAAAAACATATCGCATTTGCTACGCCTCCCTTATGGAATGACGTACAACCTACGCGTCGCTTAGACTACTTGAGTACTATGCAAGCCAATGGGAACAATGTCGACCTCGAGCAAGAGGTGGTGGAGCGCGCCAAAGCTGATCGCATGTACGAACTCCTTACTACCGTAACGAAGTTTCAATTCAATCAAATATCTATCGTCGCCCGATAA
- a CDS encoding FliI/YscN family ATPase has protein sequence MLGKYREHIRSFNPIRSLGTINRIRGVMVESLGPQMFIGEVAKVYSADGQSVLAEATGSHEQYNNLMPYEDLPMLQVGAKVKATGSALSIAVGDGLLGRVLDGLGRPYDGKGPIIGERVVSIFGTPPNAMDRSPVEEQVQTGIRAIDGLLPLGNGQRVGIFAGSGVGKSTLLGMIARNSSADVNVIALIGERGREVREFIENELGEEGLARSVLIVSTSDTPPLARVRGAYVAATVAEHFRDQGKNVMLLFDSVTRFALAQRDVGLANGELPATRGYPASVFTLLPKLLERSGRAKVGSITGVYTVLVEGDDMDEPIADAVRGYLDGHIVLTRELAEMGHFPAIDVLKSVSRLSGRLQDASQAQAAIGMRRLMASLRGVEDLVRVGAYVKGSDPLVDEALQKRESIEGYLQQGIAERATLEQTLKSLRLLFGSGHSKG, from the coding sequence TTGTTAGGTAAGTATCGAGAGCATATAAGGTCGTTTAATCCGATCCGATCGCTGGGTACGATTAACCGTATTCGCGGGGTAATGGTGGAGAGTTTAGGCCCGCAGATGTTTATTGGCGAGGTGGCGAAGGTCTACTCGGCGGATGGTCAGAGTGTGTTGGCTGAGGCTACTGGATCGCATGAGCAGTATAATAACTTGATGCCTTATGAGGATTTGCCTATGCTTCAGGTAGGGGCAAAGGTGAAGGCAACAGGTAGCGCGCTTTCGATTGCGGTGGGCGATGGTCTACTTGGGCGAGTGCTTGATGGGCTTGGTCGTCCTTATGACGGCAAGGGTCCTATTATCGGCGAGAGAGTGGTCTCGATTTTTGGTACGCCACCAAATGCAATGGATCGTAGTCCGGTGGAGGAGCAAGTGCAGACGGGTATTCGTGCGATTGATGGTTTGTTGCCGTTAGGCAATGGACAGCGCGTGGGTATCTTTGCTGGTTCTGGTGTGGGCAAGAGTACACTGCTTGGTATGATTGCGCGTAATAGTAGTGCGGATGTGAATGTTATCGCGTTGATTGGTGAGCGTGGTCGTGAGGTGCGAGAATTTATTGAAAATGAGTTGGGGGAAGAGGGGTTGGCACGATCGGTGTTAATTGTGAGTACCTCAGATACTCCGCCGTTGGCGCGTGTGCGTGGTGCGTATGTGGCGGCTACGGTTGCGGAGCATTTTCGTGATCAGGGTAAGAATGTGATGTTGCTTTTTGACTCGGTAACGCGTTTTGCTTTGGCTCAACGTGATGTGGGTCTTGCTAATGGTGAGTTGCCGGCAACACGTGGTTATCCAGCGTCGGTGTTTACGCTTTTACCTAAACTTTTGGAACGTAGCGGTCGTGCGAAGGTGGGATCGATTACGGGTGTCTATACGGTTTTGGTGGAAGGCGATGATATGGATGAACCGATTGCTGATGCGGTGCGCGGTTATCTGGATGGGCATATTGTTTTAACACGCGAACTGGCTGAGATGGGGCATTTCCCTGCGATTGATGTGTTAAAGAGCGTTTCGCGTCTCTCTGGACGATTGCAAGATGCCTCGCAGGCGCAGGCGGCGATTGGCATGAGGCGTTTGATGGCCTCTTTGCGTGGAGTGGAGGACTTAGTACGTGTGGGTGCGTACGTTAAAGGTAGCGATCCGCTGGTGGATGAGGCGTTGCAAAAGCGTGAGTCGATTGAGGGCTATCTTCAACAGGGAATCGCAGAGCGAGCAACGTTAGAGCAGACGTTGAAATCGTTACGATTGCTTTTTGGTAGCGGACATTCCAAGGGTTAG
- the fliF gene encoding flagellar basal-body MS-ring/collar protein FliF produces MKQFFLDSGAKIKGAWSKWSVVKRSIFVGLVVLVLVALVALASMNTRQPQIQIFGAPVTDMGLRDRIAGRLDAEDIRYSISGDGTRFVVSDEKTARQARALLVREGINLGQMDPWTLFDVDRWTTSDLLNKVNLQRSIQRQLQLHIESLEDIDRAEVSLAFPKDNFLDPNQHPVTASVTLMAKPGSDIGESSSSGRKKVEGIQSLVQFAVPQLSVENIVITDHAGRRLNDFSADTLTQMQERTRFAQQQKRTAEQAIIAKIQNSLGAMYPGRIQVVNIDVTLNSDIIKEKRVEVTPIILKPQSQGVPYDDSQFVDKVKISEQVSSVTFEGEGFSPSGPAGTPSQTPPGYADLQNTTGIYNQNTSSINYIVNQSTQELDVTPGAVTRITAAISLDGTWNFVYDEEGNYVVKNGARERVFTPPSEEEVKKLQGLVQDAIGYDSRRLDSVTVEGNKFDRSLQHAEEDRAYRNQQQRATIFVGLIAGTAILLVMMFFYRAFLHAQARRRREREEEANRQHQAMREAALRSLEQERAPLEASASDKARMELQEQAVMMARERPEEVAQLIRTWLSEEN; encoded by the coding sequence ATGAAGCAATTCTTCCTTGATAGCGGTGCTAAGATAAAAGGAGCATGGTCGAAGTGGAGTGTCGTCAAGAGATCGATCTTTGTCGGGTTGGTTGTGCTTGTTTTAGTGGCATTGGTAGCGCTTGCCTCCATGAACACGCGTCAGCCTCAAATACAAATATTTGGCGCACCCGTTACGGACATGGGGCTTCGTGATCGTATTGCGGGGCGGTTGGATGCGGAGGATATTCGTTACTCGATTTCGGGTGATGGTACGCGCTTTGTCGTGAGTGATGAGAAAACGGCGCGTCAAGCGCGCGCGCTTTTGGTGCGTGAGGGCATTAACCTTGGGCAGATGGATCCGTGGACGCTCTTTGATGTTGATCGCTGGACAACAAGTGATCTGCTTAACAAAGTTAATCTTCAACGCAGTATTCAGCGTCAATTACAATTACATATTGAAAGCTTAGAGGATATCGATAGGGCAGAGGTCTCTTTAGCCTTTCCTAAGGATAATTTCTTAGACCCCAATCAACATCCGGTAACGGCGAGTGTTACTCTAATGGCTAAGCCGGGATCGGATATTGGTGAGTCTAGTAGCTCTGGGCGCAAGAAAGTTGAAGGTATTCAGTCTTTGGTACAGTTTGCCGTACCACAGCTTTCGGTAGAAAATATTGTCATCACCGATCATGCGGGTCGTCGCCTTAATGATTTCTCTGCTGATACGCTTACGCAAATGCAGGAACGCACGCGCTTTGCGCAACAGCAAAAACGCACTGCCGAGCAAGCCATCATCGCAAAGATTCAAAATAGTTTAGGCGCGATGTACCCAGGGCGTATTCAGGTTGTTAATATTGATGTAACACTGAATAGTGATATTATTAAGGAAAAACGCGTGGAGGTAACTCCGATTATTCTAAAGCCACAGAGCCAAGGCGTACCTTATGATGATAGTCAGTTTGTGGATAAGGTTAAAATCAGTGAGCAGGTGAGTTCGGTTACCTTTGAGGGTGAAGGATTTAGTCCATCTGGTCCTGCTGGTACCCCTTCGCAAACGCCTCCAGGTTATGCGGATTTGCAGAATACTACGGGTATTTACAATCAAAATACCAGTTCGATCAACTACATTGTTAATCAGTCTACACAAGAGTTAGATGTTACCCCCGGTGCAGTTACCCGTATTACCGCTGCCATCTCTTTGGATGGAACTTGGAATTTTGTCTATGATGAAGAGGGCAATTATGTCGTGAAGAATGGCGCGCGTGAACGTGTTTTTACCCCGCCTAGTGAAGAAGAAGTTAAGAAGCTACAGGGTTTGGTACAAGATGCTATTGGTTATGATAGTAGACGTTTAGATAGTGTCACAGTAGAAGGTAATAAATTCGATCGTAGTCTTCAGCACGCCGAAGAGGATCGCGCTTATCGTAATCAGCAACAGCGTGCAACAATCTTTGTTGGTTTGATTGCTGGTACAGCCATATTGTTAGTGATGATGTTCTTTTATCGTGCATTTCTTCATGCACAGGCGCGTCGTCGTCGTGAGCGTGAGGAGGAGGCGAACCGTCAGCACCAAGCCATGCGCGAGGCTGCTTTACGCTCTTTGGAGCAAGAACGTGCACCGCTTGAGGCTAGTGCTTCTGATAAGGCTCGCATGGAGTTGCAAGAGCAGGCTGTCATGATGGCTCGTGAACGCCCCGAAGAGGTGGCGCAATTAATTAGAACGTGGTTAAGTGAGGAAAATTAG
- the fliH gene encoding flagellar assembly protein FliH: MGKNIFESVEVENLAELAMIEAPKFAHLEAHAEQESEDVYEGPTAEEIRQEAMQERLKWEGERAQLLSEAQAKADEIVLHTEQKLQESRRLAEEELTRRQEESQAEAERLITQAKGELEKAKLDASLAYEKEMDQARQKGRDEGYEEGFKQGNEESMRLVNRIHVIIDKTLEKRNDILTDVESQVVELTLLMVRKVVKVLSENQKSIVINNIMQALKKIKGRGDVVIRVNMQDLSLSSEHINDFIEALERRGNITLAEDSTIEPGGCVIETDFGEIDARISSQLHEIEGRIRDLMPITTKPSPIDEE, encoded by the coding sequence ATGGGTAAGAATATTTTTGAGTCGGTAGAGGTGGAGAATCTTGCAGAGCTAGCGATGATTGAGGCTCCTAAATTTGCGCATTTAGAGGCACACGCGGAGCAGGAGAGCGAGGATGTTTATGAAGGACCTACTGCCGAAGAGATTCGTCAGGAGGCGATGCAGGAGCGTCTTAAGTGGGAGGGGGAGCGCGCGCAACTTTTGAGTGAGGCGCAAGCTAAAGCGGATGAGATTGTTCTTCATACGGAGCAGAAACTTCAAGAGTCTCGTCGTCTTGCGGAAGAGGAGTTAACGCGTCGGCAAGAAGAGAGTCAAGCTGAGGCAGAGCGCCTTATTACGCAGGCGAAGGGTGAGCTAGAAAAAGCCAAACTTGACGCTAGTTTAGCCTACGAAAAAGAGATGGATCAGGCGCGTCAGAAGGGGCGTGATGAAGGTTATGAAGAGGGCTTCAAGCAGGGTAATGAGGAGTCGATGCGCTTGGTGAATCGCATTCATGTCATTATTGATAAGACCCTTGAGAAGCGCAATGATATTCTTACTGATGTTGAGTCGCAGGTGGTTGAACTGACGTTATTGATGGTGAGAAAAGTGGTGAAGGTGCTTTCAGAGAATCAGAAAAGTATCGTTATAAATAATATTATGCAAGCGCTCAAGAAGATTAAAGGGCGTGGCGATGTGGTTATTCGTGTCAATATGCAGGATTTATCGCTCTCTAGTGAGCATATTAATGATTTTATCGAAGCCTTAGAGCGACGAGGAAATATCACTTTGGCGGAGGATTCTACCATTGAGCCCGGTGGCTGTGTGATTGAGACGGATTTTGGCGAAATTGATGCGCGTATCAGCAGTCAATTACACGAAATTGAGGGGCGAATTCGCGATTTAATGCCGATTACGACAAAGCCTTCTCCTATTGATGAAGAGTAG
- a CDS encoding HPr family phosphocarrier protein has translation MRSVVVKIENKEGLHARPASMIMQCASEFDSSVYLVVHQERVNAKSIMSLIGVSALYGSEVTLEIDGEDEAQAEEALKAVFASKFGEE, from the coding sequence ATGCGAAGTGTAGTGGTGAAAATTGAGAACAAGGAGGGGCTTCACGCGCGACCTGCCTCGATGATTATGCAGTGCGCCAGTGAGTTTGACTCTAGTGTATACTTAGTGGTGCATCAAGAGCGAGTTAATGCCAAGTCAATTATGAGTTTGATTGGGGTAAGCGCTCTTTACGGTAGCGAGGTTACCTTAGAGATTGATGGTGAGGATGAAGCTCAAGCGGAAGAGGCGCTTAAGGCAGTATTTGCCAGTAAGTTTGGCGAAGAGTAG
- a CDS encoding PRD domain-containing protein, with amino-acid sequence MRLMDRFNVLRSGGVIDRDTYEQLIRILDKLEIHRDLPISDENGSGLMVYLGLMLMRFKRNEVSAPMASELFEEFKVHKSYYSIALEVIEEIEAMIDLHIPESERQYLVANIFTILDPDGKK; translated from the coding sequence ATGAGATTAATGGATAGGTTTAATGTTTTACGCAGTGGGGGGGTGATCGATCGCGATACGTATGAGCAACTCATTCGAATTTTGGATAAGTTGGAAATTCATCGCGATTTGCCAATTAGCGACGAGAATGGGTCGGGGTTGATGGTCTATTTAGGCTTGATGCTCATGCGTTTTAAGCGTAACGAGGTGAGTGCGCCGATGGCTAGCGAGTTATTTGAGGAGTTTAAGGTGCATAAGAGCTACTATAGCATCGCACTAGAGGTGATTGAGGAGATTGAGGCGATGATTGATTTGCATATCCCTGAGAGTGAGCGCCAGTATTTGGTGGCTAATATTTTTACGATATTGGATCCTGATGGAAAGAAGTAG